A region of the bacterium genome:
CCCGAGGTGAAGGGCGCGCGCCCGATTCAACGAGGGAGATCCCCGGGAAAATACGCGATGTCGTGGATCGATATCTCAAAAACTTGCGCGAGGCGTTCGGCGCGCGTTTCTCTCGTCTCCTGGTCTTCGGCTCCTGGGCACGGGGGCGCGGCGGCCCTGATTCTGACATCGACTGCCTTGTGCTGCTTACTAAAACAGGTGACCGGGATAAGGATTTCGACGCGGCTGTGGGTGCTGCTTACTCTGCCGGCTTCGATCACGAACCAACATTCGTGATTGCTCCTCTTGTAATGACGGAACACGAGTTTTCGAAAGGATCGAGTCCTCTCATCATGAACATACGGCGCGAGGGTTTGGAGGTGTTCAATTTGAAATAGTCCGCGCGTGAATTCGTTGAGTTTGCCCAAGGCCTGATCAAGAATTTGCATTGATGGCACTCAGTCGAAAATGACCGTCAGGATGAGCGAGAGGAGCGACGGGTCGGAAGGCGAGCTGTTGCCGGGTTGGCCTACTGTGTTGCAGAGGCAGGAATATGGCTTGCTCGTCTCGTGGGTTTGCTCGGAAGTATTCTCGAAGAGTTTGGCGCGCGACGCCTCGTTGGCACTGAAGGCCTTGATGGACTTCAAGTAATCCTTTGCGGCCTCATCACGCATTCCCAGCGCCTCCTTTATGTCCGCACGGTCTATGTAGCTGTCCGCATCATTCGGGTTGAGCGCCAGGGCCGTGTTCAGGTCCGCAATCGCCTCCTCATGCCGCCCTAAATCCTTATATGTAGATCCGCGACTCGAGAAAGCTATGGCGTATCTTTTGTTGAAGCGGATGGACTCGTCAAAATCAGCGATAGCATCCAGGATCCTCCCGGAATCCTTCTTTGCCATTCCGCGATTCTGATAGAACAACGAGAGGAGATCGTCATATCCCAGATTTCTCAGGAAGACGCCGTCCGCCTTCGACTGCGGATCGATGTTCAGATATGCAGTGA
Encoded here:
- a CDS encoding helix-turn-helix domain-containing protein, producing the protein MKTWLTVKQVAEYLQLSTMMVYKLAQKGEIPAAKIGSAWRFDRDEIDAWLSPRGEGRAPDSTREIPGKIRDVVDRYLKNLREAFGARFSRLLVFGSWARGRGGPDSDIDCLVLLTKTGDRDKDFDAAVGAAYSAGFDHEPTFVIAPLVMTEHEFSKGSSPLIMNIRREGLEVFNLK